One genomic segment of Mytilus galloprovincialis chromosome 5, xbMytGall1.hap1.1, whole genome shotgun sequence includes these proteins:
- the LOC143075476 gene encoding RING-type E3 ubiquitin-protein ligase PPIL2-like — MGKKQHQKDKLYLTSTEWRTEFGGYKGQLQKSAEFRRLPFYCCSLSFQPFQDPLCTKDGVIFDIMNIVPFLKKYGVNPVNGEKMTAKDLIHLNFYKNKDDKFHCPVTFQVFNQNSSIVAIKTTGNVFSKNAVAKLNLKPNHLKDLLSDEPFSKADIINIQDPTDVEKCNFANFYHFKHNLKVTNEDKADSKSKIRSASTMTQSVLDELEKTYKAPVKEEASMAKADKFNAAHYSTGQVAASFTSTAMNPVTEHETALIDEDILRYERVKKKGYVKLDTNYGPLNIELYCDMVPKTCENFLKHCKNGYYKGSKFHRSIRNFVLQGGDPTGTGLGGESIWGGTFKDEFKPNLQHTGRGILSMANSGPNTNKSQFFITFRSAHHLDGKHSVFGRVVGGIGSLDAVELIETDKKDKPKEDIIIEDCTVFVDPYEEADEQLQKEREEDLQKAKEEKEKLEKERKRKVAAEGTPTVYKSGVGKYINSAGSDTSLKRPGGDEPSETEKKKAKFVPGKLGNFSNW; from the coding sequence ATGGGCAAAAAACAACATCAGAAAGATAAGTTGTATCTTACATCTACTGAATGGAGAACAGAATTCGGAGGATATAAAGGTCAGCTTCAGAAATCTGCAGAATTTAGACGTTTACCTTTCTACTGTTGTAGCTTATCGTTCCAACCTTTTCAAGATCCACTATGCACCAAAGACGGCGTCATTTTCGATATCATGAACATTGTTCCGTTTCTGAAAAAGTACGGCGTGAATCCGGTAAACGGAGAAAAGATGACAGCAAAAGATCTGATCCATTTgaacttttataaaaacaaagatgATAAATTTCACTGCCCAGTTACGTTTCAGGTTTTTAATCAGAACTCTAGCATCGTGGCTATTAAAACAACAGGTAACGTGTTTAGCAAAAACGCAGTGGCTAAACTTAATCTCAAGCCAAATCACTTGAAAGACCTTTTATCAGATGAGCCGTTTTCAAAGGCTGACATCATAAACATTCAGGACCCCACAGATGTGGAAAAATGCAATTTTGCcaatttttaccattttaaacataatttaaaggTTACAAATGAAGACAAAGCTGATTCAAAGTCAAAGATCAGATCTGCAAGCACCATGACTCAATCTGTCCTTGATGAGCTTGAAAAAACTTACAAAGCTCCAGTAAAGGAGGAAGCTTCAATGGCCAAAGCAGATAAGTTCAATGCAGCTCATTATTCTACTGGTCAAGTTGCAGCATCATTTACCTCAACAGCAATGAATCCCGTCACAGAACATGAAACGGCTCTTATTGATGAAGATATACTGCGTTATGAAAGAGTGAAAAAGAAAGGATACGTCAAACTTGACACTAATTATGGTCCACTGAATATTGAACTTTATTGTGATATGGTCCCAAAAACATGTGAGAACTTTTTGAAACATTGTAAAAATGGGTACTACAAAGGTTCAAAGTTTCATCGCTCAATAAGAAATTTCGTGCTACAAGGAGGAGACCCAACTGGTACAGGCCTTGGCGGGGAATCAATATGGGGTGGAACTTTCAAAGATGAATTTAAACCAAATTTACAACACACCGGCCGAGGAATTTTAAGCATGGCAAACTCTGGACCAAACACAAACAAATCTCAGTTCTTCATCACTTTCAGGTCAGCTCATCATTTAGATGGAAAACACTCAGTATTTGGTAGAGTTGTAGGTGGAATAGGTTCATTAGATGCCGTAGAACTCATTGAGACAGATAAGAAAGATAAACCAAAGGAAGACATAATAATCGAAGATTGTACAGTGTTTGTAGATCCATATGAAGAAGCAGATGAACAACTTCAAAAAGAAAGGGAAGAAGATCTACAGAAGGCAAAAGAAGAAAAGGAAAAGCTAGAAAAAGAAAGGAAGAGGAAGGTTGCAGCTGAAGGTACCCCTACAGTTTACAAATCAGGTGTTGGGAAGTACATCAATTCAGCTGGGAGTGATACTAGTTTGAAAAGACCAGGAGGCGATGAGCCATCAGAGACTGAAAAAAAGAAAGCTAAATTTGTACCAGGGAAATTAGGAAACTTTAGTAACtggtaa
- the LOC143075477 gene encoding caspase-3-like: MSDNQDEPQRGDSEVMEVDAKVGDSQMDGKGGYDQADAAGLYQEDPSSQGRQQPAFKDLKIHVITEIADIRDDEFNSQTYKTCENVGKAVIVSNFMDGYVRRDKRDLDIRPFAKSDCEKLEGALRKIGFEPLDKNQGSMVYKNLTKSQFEALYSRVAKEINYRPKGAAGYTSVLFFVMSYGRSGLIRCHREPGEKGDHPFVEQKHLQEAFQPQNNHSLALKPKLFIIQTIPEATSEADAIGGTEVTTTKRIPREADFLTYACDQYCIKDNNVFIDSVVHVLNNLAKEKEENKPAMEIQKVLIRMNKQYKDTRANKSWKLPCVTSSLTKQLILF; this comes from the exons ATGAGTGATAATCAGGATGAACCTCAGAGAGGAGACAGTGAGGTCATGGAGGTAGATGCTAAGGTTGGAGATAGTCAGATGGATGGGAAAGGAgg TTATGACCAAGCTGATGCTGCAGGTTTATATCAAGAAGATCCATCTTCTCAAGGGAGACAGCAACCAGCTTTTAAAGATTT aaaaatacaCGTAATCACAGAGATTGCAGATATTAGAGATGATGAATTTAATTCACAAACCTATAAAACTTGTGAAAATGTTGGGAAAGCTGTTATTGTTAGTAATTTTATGGATGGTTATGTACGAAGGGATAAAAGAGACTTGGATATCAGGCCGTTTGCCAAGAGTGATTGTGAGAAGCTAGAGGGAGCACTAAGAAAGATTGGATTTGAACCTTTGGACAAAAATCAAGGCAGTATGGTATACAAAAACCTGACAAAAAGTCAGTTTGAAGCCCTATACAGTAGAG TTGCCAAGGAGATCAACTACAGACCTAAAGGAGCAGCAGGATATACATCTGTTCTGTTTTTTGTCATGTCGTATGGGAGATCAGGACTAATAAGATGTCATAGAGAACCAGGAGAAAAGGGAGACCATCCATTTGTAGAACAAAAACACCTGCAGGAAGCCTTCCAACCACAAAATAATCATTCACTGGCCTTGAAACCAAAGTTATTTATTATCCAG ACTATTCCTGAAGCCACATCTGAGGCAGATGCAATAGGTGGTACTGAAGTAACAACCACCAAAAGGATACCAAGAGAGGCAGATTTCTTAACATATGCCTGTGATCAATATTGTATAAAAG ATAACAATGTCTTTATTGACTCGGTAGTGCATGTTTTAAACAATCTAGCCAAGGAGAAAGAGGAGAACAAGCCTGCCATGGAGATACAGAAAGTTTTAATAAGAATGAACAAACAGTACAAAGACACTAGAGCAAACAAAAGTTGGAAACTGCCCTGTGTTACATCTTCTCTTACAAAGCAGTTGattctgttttga